In Rattus norvegicus strain BN/NHsdMcwi chromosome 1, GRCr8, whole genome shotgun sequence, a genomic segment contains:
- the Or14a257d gene encoding olfactory receptor Olr24: MPNVTKITSFILMGFSDVSELQTVCGLFFLVMYLAVIMSNFLIITLVTLDLKLKTPMYFFLKNLSLLDIFFISVSIPNFFINSITHTNSISILGCALQVFLMTTFTSGEGCILTAMSYDRYIAICSPLHYETIMCSGNCVLMVGVSWSTGVLLGVLYTAGIFSMPFCGSRVIPQFFCDIPSLLKISCSDKLLVIYISLGIGFCLGMSFFICVVISYCYIFSTVLKIPTTKGQSKAFATCLPHIIVFSTFIATACFVYLKPSSEEPSASDRLFSVLHTVLPPALNPVIYSLRNTDIKCALRRLQNNLFPRSSLT, translated from the coding sequence ATGCCCAATGTGACTAAAATAACAAGTTTCATACTGATGGGATTCTCAGATGTTTCTGAGCTACAGACTGTATGTGGGCTGTTCTTCCTAGTAATGTATCTAGCAGTCATAATGAGTAACTTCCTTATCATCACTCTTGTCACTTTGGATCTGAAACTCAAAACGCCCATGTACTTTTTCCTAAAGAATTTGTCcctgttggatattttctttatttctgtttcaatCCCAAATTTCTTTATCAATAGCATAACACACACTAATTCAATTTCTATTCTGGGTTGTGCCCTCCAAGTGtttttaatgactacttttaCATCTGGGGAAGGATGTATCCTAACAGCAATGTCATATGATCGTTATATTGCCATCTGTTCTCCCCTACACTATGAAACCATCATGTGTAGTGGTAACTGTGTGCTGATGGTGGGTGTTTCCTGGTCTACTGGAGTACTCCTTGGAGTTTTATACACAGCTGGCATATTTTCCATGCCTTTCTGTGGTTCCAGGGTGATTCCACAGTTTTTCTGTGATATTCCCTCATTGCTAAAGATTTCTTGCTCTGACAAACTCCTAGTCATTTATATAAGTCTTGGAATTGGTTTTTGTCTGGGCATGTCTTTTTTCATCTGTGTTGTGATCTCTTACTGTTACATTTTCTCCACTGTGCTGAAGATTCCTACCACTAAAGGTCAGTCTAAAGCATTTGCCACCTGCCTCCCCCACATCATTGTTTTCAGTACTTTTATTGCTACTGCCTGCTTTGTCTATCTGAAGCCATCCTCAGAAGAACCCTCAGCTTCAGACAGGCTGTTTTCTGTGCTGCATACTGTTTTGCCTCCAGCACTCAATCCTGTGATTTACAGCCTGAGAAATACTGATATCAAGTGTGCTTTGAGGAGGTTGCAAAACAATCTTTTCCCAAGGAGTTCACTTACATAA